The sequence CAACTCCATGGGTCTGATCACCCAGGAATGGTGCTAGTGAGTGCGCCTCTCAATGGAAACAATTACCTCAATTGGAGCTTCGGAGTCAAACGTGCATTGCGTGCAAAGATGAAACTCGGTTTCATCGACGGAACATCTGTAAAACCTAATGCAAATGATCCTCATTTTGAACAATGGATTAGGGTGGATAATATGGTTACCACCTGGATTTTAAATTCGATATCCAAGGACATAGTAGAAGCATTTATGTACACAAAATCTTCGAGAAATCTATGGCAAGATCTTGAACAATGCTATAGTGAATGCAACGGACCGCAAATGTATCAACTTCAGAGAGAAATCAGTTCTATGCTACAAGGGAACTCCTCGCTTTCGACGTACTTCACAAACATGAAAAGATTATGGGATGAGATGGCAGAACTAAAACCAACGCCACAGTACACCTGCAATG comes from Sesamum indicum cultivar Zhongzhi No. 13 linkage group LG10, S_indicum_v1.0, whole genome shotgun sequence and encodes:
- the LOC105172255 gene encoding uncharacterized protein LOC105172255, with translation MAEMSTTSTLPERLQLHGSDHPGMVLVSAPLNGNNYLNWSFGVKRALRAKMKLGFIDGTSVKPNANDPHFEQWIRVDNMVTTWILNSISKDIVEAFMYTKSSRNLWQDLEQCYSECNGPQMYQLQREISSMLQGNSSLSTYFTNMKRLWDEMAELKPTPQYTCNGCKCGTWKAVPDSAAFTQLMQFFMGLNDAFVNVRHQLLVMDPVLSINRAYSMVQSVEKQKQIQMKIADTTEHTILHVRGDGKSDRRRNVADRRIQYCTHCQRNGHNRDSCFKLHGTPDW